The Desmonostoc muscorum LEGE 12446 genome includes a region encoding these proteins:
- a CDS encoding HAL/PAL/TAL family ammonia-lyase, with protein sequence MKLTSVQQSNSVSAKLAYTEYSDSSVNVGDDSLTIDDVVSVARDGKQVRLTENADILQGIQASCDFISDAVESGKPIYGVTSGFGGMADVVISPEQASELQTNLVWFLKSGAGKKLPLADVRAAMLLRANSHLYGASGIRLELIRRMEIFLNAGVTPHVYEFGSIGASGDLVPLSYITGALIGLDSSFTVDFNGKEMDAPTALSQLGLSPLQLLPKEGLAMMNGTSVMTGIAANCVYDARILLKLAIGVHALFVQGLNGTNQSFHPFIHESKPHPGQLWAAEQMISLLADSRLIRDELDGKHEYRKQELIQDRYSLRCLPQYLGPIVDGISQIARQIETEMNSVTDNPLIDVENQASYHGGNFLGQYIGVGMDHLRYYLGLLAKHLDVQIALLVSPEFNNGLAPSLVGNRERKVNMGLKGLQICGNSIMPLLTFYGNSLADRYPTHAEQFNQNVNSQGYMSANLARRSIEIFQQYMAIALMFGVQAVDLRSYKISGDYDARTCLSPATRELYSAVYQVTGQKPSSIRSYIWNDNEQSLDEHIARIAADIADGGLIVSAIQGC encoded by the coding sequence ATGAAACTAACATCTGTACAACAAAGTAATAGTGTTTCGGCTAAATTAGCTTACACCGAATATTCTGATTCCAGTGTAAATGTAGGTGACGATTCTCTGACCATAGATGACGTTGTGAGTGTGGCACGTGATGGCAAGCAAGTGCGCTTAACAGAAAATGCAGATATCTTACAGGGTATTCAAGCATCATGCGATTTTATTAGCGATGCAGTTGAATCTGGTAAGCCAATTTACGGCGTGACATCTGGATTTGGCGGTATGGCAGATGTCGTGATTTCTCCGGAACAAGCATCGGAATTACAAACAAATCTGGTTTGGTTTCTGAAGTCGGGTGCTGGTAAAAAATTGCCTTTGGCAGATGTTCGTGCGGCGATGCTTTTACGTGCTAACTCACATTTGTATGGTGCATCTGGTATCCGTCTCGAACTAATTCGGCGGATGGAAATTTTCCTCAACGCTGGCGTTACGCCTCATGTATACGAATTTGGTTCTATTGGTGCGAGTGGCGATTTGGTGCCATTATCTTACATTACTGGTGCGTTAATCGGTTTGGATTCCAGCTTTACAGTTGACTTCAACGGTAAAGAAATGGATGCTCCCACTGCTTTATCTCAACTCGGTTTGTCGCCGTTGCAACTATTGCCGAAAGAAGGCTTGGCAATGATGAACGGTACTTCTGTAATGACTGGTATTGCCGCTAATTGCGTCTATGATGCTCGAATTTTACTCAAGTTGGCAATAGGTGTTCATGCTCTATTTGTTCAGGGTTTGAACGGTACAAATCAATCATTTCATCCGTTTATCCACGAGTCCAAACCGCACCCAGGGCAATTATGGGCGGCAGAACAAATGATTTCATTGCTTGCAGATTCGCGTTTAATTCGTGACGAGTTAGATGGTAAACACGAATATCGTAAGCAAGAATTAATTCAAGATCGTTATTCCCTGCGCTGTTTGCCACAGTATTTAGGGCCGATTGTTGATGGGATTTCGCAAATTGCTAGACAGATTGAGACTGAAATGAATTCAGTTACAGATAATCCTCTAATTGATGTGGAAAATCAGGCAAGCTATCATGGCGGCAATTTTCTCGGACAGTATATAGGCGTGGGAATGGATCACTTACGCTATTATTTAGGGCTTTTAGCTAAACATTTGGACGTACAAATTGCCCTGCTTGTCTCCCCTGAATTTAACAACGGATTGGCTCCTTCTTTGGTGGGTAATCGAGAACGTAAGGTAAATATGGGATTGAAAGGTCTGCAAATATGCGGTAATTCAATTATGCCTTTGTTGACCTTTTACGGAAATTCCCTTGCAGATAGATATCCCACTCACGCCGAACAGTTTAACCAGAATGTGAATTCTCAAGGTTACATGAGTGCAAATTTAGCGCGTCGTTCCATAGAAATATTTCAACAATACATGGCGATCGCCTTAATGTTTGGGGTTCAAGCGGTTGATTTACGCTCCTATAAAATCAGTGGCGATTATGATGCCCGGACTTGTCTTTCTCCTGCTACTAGAGAGTTATATTCGGCAGTTTATCAGGTAACTGGACAAAAACCAAGTTCTATTCGTTCTTACATTTGGAACGATAACGAACAATCTTTAGATGAGCATATTGCTCGGATTGCTGCCGATATTGCTGATGGCGGTTTAATTGTGTCAGCAATTCAAGGTTGTTGA
- a CDS encoding long-chain-fatty-acid--CoA ligase gives MNIAHNVERGCSFFPNKPALIFEGKYFTYKYLNEIVNRAANALSGLGIKRGERVALFLPNIPEFIISYLGIQKIGAIAVSINISLQKDEVKFILDDCQATALITTPQLSEKVSQADLPYLQHLLITEGNNSAGISLDELMVKASSEARAVMMERDEAAAILYTSGTTGFPKGATLSHGNVISNMYSMNHNCPMSYKDNVLLFLPMFHCFGQNAIFNSALNACATIVLYRSFEPETIINSVAEYDITMFFGVPTTFILLLEKASKTDLTARYYFSAAAGLPVEIAKQWQEKFGKVIHQGYGLTETSPLASYNHHLKHKLGSIGTPIENVEMKIVNTEDGSEVALGELGEIAIRGVNVMLGYWNRPSETAKAIKNGWFHTGDIGQIDELGYFYIVDRLKDMINSGGLKVYPAEVENVIYQHPSVAEVAVYGVPNKLMGEQVRACIVLKPDEVVTEEEIIVFTQQRMAQYKVPSSVEFVASIPKSPTGKILKRLLREENFSSPVKVGESQDLPRNNVIKVIATPESQTVKPQASFEKVANWIIDWMARKLTLSVEKISRNKSFADYGLDSIRAVKLAEDLSNWLQCEILPTITWNFPTVDSLARHLASEDVLQPNQQVDAKTLLNEEYTGFEGLNDAELAELLTQEIAAIQLRK, from the coding sequence ATGAATATAGCACACAATGTAGAGCGTGGTTGCTCTTTTTTCCCGAACAAACCGGCACTGATTTTTGAAGGAAAGTATTTTACTTACAAATATCTAAATGAAATAGTAAATCGTGCTGCTAATGCCTTGAGTGGACTGGGGATTAAGCGAGGAGAACGGGTTGCATTGTTTTTACCTAATATTCCCGAATTTATTATTTCTTACTTGGGTATTCAAAAAATTGGTGCAATTGCAGTTTCGATAAATATTAGTCTACAAAAAGATGAAGTTAAATTTATTCTTGATGATTGTCAAGCCACAGCACTGATTACAACTCCACAGCTTTCTGAGAAGGTTTCCCAAGCAGATTTACCATACTTACAACATCTTTTAATTACTGAAGGTAATAATAGTGCAGGCATTTCTCTGGATGAATTAATGGTGAAGGCTTCATCTGAGGCTCGTGCTGTGATGATGGAACGGGATGAGGCGGCAGCTATTCTTTATACTTCTGGAACGACGGGTTTTCCCAAGGGCGCGACTCTTTCCCACGGCAATGTGATTTCTAATATGTATTCGATGAATCACAATTGTCCAATGAGTTACAAAGATAATGTTTTGTTATTTTTGCCAATGTTTCATTGTTTTGGGCAAAATGCGATCTTCAATAGTGCTTTAAATGCCTGCGCCACGATTGTACTGTATCGCTCTTTTGAACCAGAAACTATTATTAATTCTGTGGCTGAGTATGATATTACAATGTTTTTCGGCGTACCAACAACTTTTATTTTGTTGTTGGAGAAGGCATCTAAAACTGATTTAACTGCACGTTATTACTTTTCTGCGGCGGCTGGTTTACCTGTAGAGATTGCTAAACAATGGCAAGAAAAGTTTGGTAAAGTCATTCATCAAGGATATGGTTTGACGGAAACATCACCTTTAGCTAGTTACAATCATCATCTCAAGCATAAACTCGGTTCAATTGGTACGCCAATTGAAAACGTGGAAATGAAGATTGTTAATACTGAAGATGGTAGTGAAGTTGCACTGGGCGAGTTGGGTGAAATCGCAATTCGCGGCGTAAATGTAATGCTGGGTTACTGGAATCGTCCATCGGAAACGGCTAAAGCTATTAAAAATGGATGGTTTCATACAGGCGATATCGGCCAAATTGATGAGTTGGGTTACTTCTACATTGTTGACCGTCTAAAGGATATGATTAATTCTGGCGGGTTGAAGGTTTATCCCGCTGAAGTGGAAAATGTAATTTATCAACATCCATCTGTGGCGGAGGTGGCTGTCTACGGTGTTCCTAATAAGTTGATGGGGGAACAAGTACGGGCTTGTATTGTACTTAAGCCTGATGAAGTAGTTACTGAAGAGGAAATTATTGTTTTCACTCAGCAACGAATGGCGCAGTATAAAGTCCCCAGTTCTGTAGAATTTGTTGCTTCAATACCGAAGAGTCCTACAGGTAAAATACTGAAACGATTGTTGCGGGAAGAAAATTTTTCTTCTCCAGTAAAAGTTGGGGAAAGTCAGGATTTACCGAGGAACAATGTAATTAAAGTCATTGCGACGCCAGAAAGCCAAACTGTTAAACCACAAGCAAGTTTTGAGAAAGTTGCTAATTGGATAATTGATTGGATGGCAAGAAAGTTGACACTATCTGTTGAGAAAATTAGCCGGAATAAATCTTTTGCTGATTATGGTTTGGATTCGATAAGAGCGGTAAAGTTAGCTGAAGATTTGAGTAATTGGTTGCAATGCGAAATTTTACCGACTATCACTTGGAATTTTCCCACGGTTGATTCTTTAGCGCGTCATTTGGCGAGTGAAGATGTTTTGCAACCGAATCAACAAGTTGATGCAAAAACGCTTTTGAATGAAGAATACACTGGTTTTGAAGGATTAAATGATGCGGAATTAGCTGAGTTACTTACTCAAGAAATTGCAGCGATACAACTGAGAAAATAA